In Miscanthus floridulus cultivar M001 chromosome 8, ASM1932011v1, whole genome shotgun sequence, the sequence ACCCAGCTCACGGAGAGACATGAAATTCAAGTGTCTACATCGTGCATGCCAGAGCCACGCTGTCTCATCCATCTTGGTCATCAGGCACACGGGCGAGGTTAGGTTCACCTTCATTACGTATAGATGATTCCTCCTCTCTGCCCGAATCAGAACACCCCTTTCCTGGTTCACAGCCTGGTGGCGCTCGTACACCTTCAGGACGCCGTTATCGATCTCGATGCGACACCCCCCTTCTTCCAATTGGCCAAGACTCACGATATTACATTTGAGGGATGGGATGAAGTATACCTCAGTGAGCACACGATGGTCCTGATTCCTGCTGGCGATTGTGATAGCCCCGATCCCGCAGATCTCCACCATGGATCCATCTCCAAACCGCACCACACCACGCACCGTCTCGTCTAGAGATGCCAGCGATGCCCAGCACCCTATCATGTGATttgtggcgccggtgtcgaggaccCATGCGCCTTCATCGTACTTCGACGGGGACACATGTTCCTGATTCAGGAACACCCGATGCGCGGTGGAGCTCGTGGTCCGCACAACATTGTAGACCTGTGCCACCATGAGTGCCGGCTGTTCAGTGTCGATGTTCGCATGGTGAGCGGCCTCCTGCCGCTCCTCTTTCAGCTCCTTCGTCTTGCACTCCTTCACGAAGTGCCCGTAGATGCCACATTTGCGGCACTTGCCTTTCCGTCGTGGAGTGCCCATCGACGTGAGTTTCACACCGGAGTCACGTGCTTcgttgccgccgccaccgcgcgcTCCTGATCTCCCCTTTTTCATATAGCGCCCACCGCTCTTTCCGCCAGACGACAAGGACGTGTCCGGCACGATGTGGCTCTTGTTCCTGGCCGCCCACTCCTCCTCCGTCAACAAGAGTCGGCCAGTCTTGTGCGTCACCTGCTCCACCGACGGCTCAAAGCGATCTTCCGCCGCCCACAGACGACCCACAAGCTCCTCGATGGAGAGTTTCTTGATGTCGCAGAACATCTCGATCGTCACTGCCACTTGGTTGTAGCGCGGCGGAACGACCCGGAGGAACTTCTTCACGACGCGCGTGTCATCCATGCTTTCTTCGCCAAGACCATGCAGGTCAGTGGCGAGTCTGGTGATGCGCACGGCGAAGTCATCGATTGTCTCGCCCGCCTTGAACGCGATCGACTCAAACTCCGCCAGCAGCTTCTGTGCATTCACCTCCTTTACACGTTCTGCACCAAGACGCATCGACTTGAttgcctcccatgcctcctttgtTGACTTCTTGTTCAAGAGCATGGAGTGCATGTCCTGGGGCACGCCACGGATCATGGCGCCCAGAGCGAGCCGATCCCGACGCCGTGCCACCTTGTCGGACTCGATTGCATCCCACAGATACATGCCTTCGAGATTGCATTGCACCAGCACGGACCACTCCTCGTAATTGGTGCGGGTTAACATAGGCCATACCAGATTTCCTGTTGCCTGGTTCCACGCCCGCTCCATCACGTCCTTGTCCTTGCCACTTGCTTCCCCCATGTCGCCGACGTCAGAGTTCACGCCTCCACCTCCTCGGATCCGGTGGACCAAACCACCCTGCTTCCTCTACAACTTCTCTCGTCCTCCGAACACCTCCTACTCCGGCGGcttgaggctctgataccacttgacgGAACCGAACACCGCAGCGAGGTTGGATCGTGAGCGCCGGAGACGGCGCGGTGACCGCGGCGAGAACGTGAGTAGATGGAAACGCGAACAACAAACTCACACGAGAAAAGAGGATTTTTCGGCGGCCCAAAACGCAACGCCTTCGGTCTGTTATTGATGCTCTTATACACATACGCATGCTACAATCTCGGACTTGTAACAACCGAGCCTCCCCGCGCCATCCCGCACAAAGTGCGCCACGCCGTTTCGCTGCGGCGCGCGCTGCGTGCGCTGAATGCGTTATGGCGCGAACTGACCAAACTGAACCGGGCCAAGTCGTGATCAAGCGTGCCATCGATCACGCCCTGCCCCTATGCTAGCTGATGCAAGACTCAGAACGAAAAATTACAAGCTAGTGCAACAATTTGGCTAACAGCAGGTACAACACCGGCGCTCAGCTCCGACGTTACGAGGGGGCCGAGTCCTAAGACGACAGCGTCCGCGAGTACGAGAGCCGGCGCGGCAGCCGGGACTACGCCGTGCCCAGCCTGTTCTCAGGTAGTCGTCATCTTCGTGGCATGCCAGACTCATTTGCTTCGTGCTCTTAGATGAGATGATGGAACTCCATCGATTTGAAATGGCTGTGCTGACTTCATTTTGTTGGTCCCTGTCCAGAGATCTTCCGTGATCCATTCAGTTCGCCGCAGAGCCTCGGCCACCTGCTGAGCCTGATGGACAACTTCGCGGTGGCGGCGCCAGGCCGTGCCGGCGCGGTGCGCCGTGGCTGGAACGcgaaggaggacgaggaggcgttGCACCTGAGGGTGGACATGCCGGGCCTGGGGAAGGAGCACGTCAAGGTGTGGGCGGAGCAGAACAGCCTGGTGATCAAGGGCGAGGGCGAGAAGGAGGCcggcgaggacgaggacgtccCGCCTCCGAGGTACAGTGGTCGCATCGAGCTCGCGCCAGAGGTTTACAGGATGGACAAGATCAAGGCGGGGATGAAGAACGGTGTGCTCAAGGTGGTGGTGCCCAAGGTGAAGGAGGAGCAGCGCAAGGACGTGTTCCAAGTCAACGTCGAGTAGATTAGATATTTCCAAATAAAATATAAAAGTCAAGCGCCAGTATGAGGGGCAGAGGGGTGTACCAAACTagaatttctctctttttttttatctTCGGATGAGTCAGATTTCTCTTCCATCATCTTGTGAAATAAACGTACTCGGGCACGATTTTGATTTGCTTTCCATGTCAATCCGGTGGACTCTCTCTATACTTCCCTATCTCGTCTAAATTCTAATCCGACACGTTCTCCCTTTTTTATATACGAGTATATATCATCTTAATACATACAAGGTAAGATAGATACGGGAGCAACACGACACGAAACGAATTCCCTGTTCCGGCGTCGTCCGCTAGCAGAGCTCTCGAGCTCTCCTGTTCCGGCGTCCTCCGCTAGCAGAGCAGAGCTGCAGAAGAATAGAGGAAGTAGCCATGACGCAGCCGCCGGAGACGTTCCCACCGCAGGGGATCACGGACGATCTCTTCGACTTCTTGCAAGAGATCCATGTCCATTTGGCGTATGATCCTGGCAACAGAGACGCGTTATTCGACCTCTTCACGGACTTCGGCAAGCCCGAGATCACCGACGACGAGCGCGTCTCGGCCCGAGCGGTGCATCTCCTCCGGGGCCATCCTCATCTCGTTGCCCGGTTCAATGGCTTGGTCGACCCTGTGCGTCAAGGTTTGGAGATCGTAAAACGGGCGGAGAAGGCGTTGAGACCGGCGGAATACGATCGATTTGTCGCAACGCTATACAGCGTCAACTTGGAACGAAGCCTCGACGCTCATGAAGTTTACCAAGAGTTCAAGGACATCTTCGGCGAGAAGCACGACGACCTGCTCCGGGGTTTAGCCGCCTTCCTGCCAGCGAAATACGGCCCGCCGCCGCCATCTCGCGCTAGCGCAAAGGCGGAGCGGGAAGAGAACCGCCGGAGGCCGGAACGCAAGCACTCCTCTTACGCTGGCGCAGATGCACCCGAGAGCAGCCGGCCGAGCAGGGCCAAGAAACCCCGCGTCGTCGACGTCGGCCCGACGCCCGAGCCCATCTGTTTCGCTGACACGGGCACAGCCGGGAGTAGCATGCCGAGCAGGGCGAGGAGATCTCGCATGTACGAGCACGAGTACGAGTACGACGGCTCGTTGCCGGAACGCAAACCCGCCTCGTGCGCCGTTTCAGTCGCGGACGACACCAAGAGCAGCAGGCCGAGCAGGGCCAAGAAACCTCGCGCGGACGACAGCATGAACCGGCACGCTCTTATAGGCGGCGCGGCGGGAGGCTCTGTCCATGTGGGCGCGGCGCCGGCACCGGCGCCTGACGCCATCGTCAGAGAGGTGAAGAGGTTGAGGGAGGCCTGGGAGTTCGAGACCGGCTACTCGTTGCTGGATGCTACGTTGAAGCGCGCGGTGGAGGTGACGGATGAACGCGAACTCCTGAACGGTGCCCGGGCTTCCCTAGATGAGCTCTTCCCGAGTCCCGAGACCCGAGGATACCTCGCCAAGATGTATCACGGCAAATGGAATCATATGCGACGGTTGCTGGAGCACGGCGGCGATCACACTGCCTTCGCTTTGGAGGCCATCGTGAAAAGACTGAGGACGAAAGATGCCGAGGCCGTCGATGAAGCAAGAAGGCGGCAGGATCCCACACGCGCTGCCCAGAGACTGCAGGAGCTCGCCCAGGACAGAGTGCGTTTGGAGCGCGAGAGGGTGCGTGAGACCAACGAGGCGAACGAGCAGCGGCGACAGCCGTGAGTCGCGTCCGTCGCCAGCCGGGAAAACTTCAGCAAATTCATGGAGCACATGATCGGCACTTGCATGTTGCACCGTAGAGACTGACTTGAAGAATCGTGATCGGCACTTGCATGTTGCATAGAGACTGACTTGAAGAATCGCTGTGGTCATGATCTGGTTACCGTGGGATTGATTGAGGACGATATCAACTAAGCATCGTCTCACTCCGCCGTTGCCAGCAAACTGATGTCGTGCTGACCGCTGACCAGCTTGGCTTTGTGACAAGATCAATTCAATCAAGGGCTTTATAAGAAGATCACAGCCTTGCTTTGTAACAATATCAATTCAATCAAGGGCTTTATAAGAAGATCACACTTGTTTCAACTTTTAGCTAGTTTCAATATCTGCTTTCTCGCTGTAACACGTTTGTCTGAAATATCTGTTTTCCATTTAAAATGGCATGTAACAACGAAAATTGTGAACCTTGGTGGCTGGATCATGCATACTTGTATGTTCTAATTACTCGTAGTGGATCTTTCAACACGTAACAAAGAGACAAATTTGTCCCCATGACATCAAGAAAAGTCGGTCTTGTGCGCTGCACATTCCACTTCTTGATTTAGGCCAGCGGATACTGCAAATTTTATGAATTTATGGGTTTGTGTGCCACACATTCCTCTGACACTATCGTAAGTAGTTCTGACAAGTACAACGGTGAGATGGAGCCTAGCCAGTGTCTCGAGGACTACCGACTTGCGATGAGAGTTGGAGGGGGTGGACGACGAACCTTTAGTGCTCCCTTGAAGATCAAAGAAGCTAGAGAGAACCCCCAAACTTTGCATGCCCTAGCCCTGCGGATAGGCCGAATAAGGACGATCAAGGGAACCCTTAGATCAGAACTCGACATACGCTCACCTACTCCCTCTTCGATTGTAAGGGAGATGCTCCAGTGTCTATACAGTAGAGATGAAATGAAACATATCTAACCTACAAATAAAGCGTAGCTAGAGGGGGGGCTTTCTTGTAGTGTAAGAACTCACTTGAGCATTCTCACAAGAAAAATTCtttgctggacgtagggctttgTGCTTCGAACCAAGATAAATCTTCTTTGTGTCTTGAGTGTTAACCACCGAAGTCCCACACATCGACCACTAATGACTAGTTGTGGTTACGAATCCACAACAACTGGATTTACTGCATGTATGGGGGTGCTCAGGAGCACTCCTCCGCTTGCAGATAATGACCACAAATTAGCCTCTTACTGATGAAATCGACACCTCCAACGGTAATCTCGTCGTGGCAAGCACCGAAGCCATCACAGCTAACAAGTTTTGAAATGAAAATCATTTGATTTCATGAGTAGATTTATTTTGAGTAAATCTTAAGCAATCAAGATTAAAAAATGGTGTAAAAGAGAGATTTGTCCCCTCTCCTTCTTGCCACCTCCTATCACTCACCAAAGAGGAAGGAGAGGGGCCTAGATGGAGACCGCGGTGGTGGCGACGTTCCATGGTGGCGACTCCTAATACAAATGCTTGCTAAGACTTGGGAGATAATGATTTCTATGTTTACTACAACAATGGTTAGCAAATATTGTTGAACCTACGATATTTTTGAAAGATAATGGTTTCTTGGGCAGATCTAGGCTCAAAAGTTATTGATACCACCTTCACTAAACCATGGCAAATCTTCATTTATAAACATTATTTGGCAAAGCAAAACACAAAACATCATTGTTGTTATGTGACAGCATAAAAATGTGGGGCTTCGTCCCTGATTAGTTGGATTGTTCTGAATGTCTAGAGATAATTTTATGTTCATGTTTATTTTTTATGTCCCGTATTATCAATTATGTTTAGTTTATATTATTTAATTATAGCGAGTGACCGTGTGTGAAAGGGGTTTCTTGTGTGTAGAGGGAGGAGAGAGACGGACGCTGTTCTTTGCGGAGAGAAATATGGGAGCACGCGTACAGCTAGAGAGCTCTTGGAGCTAACGTATGATTCTTTGCATTGCCAAACAACtattttaaatttgtttctaaGGAACATAGTTTATGGTTAGCCACACCACAAATTTGGATTTAAATAACTTTCTAGCCATTTCAAATATTTTTGAAATATAAAATGGAATGTGATTCATAGAATGATTTTCAAATCCACGAACAAACAAGACCTTGGAGGAAAGTTTAAACGATCCACCGAAGTCGAATTTCTTTTGTCCAAAAGTACATTTGAACAAGAACAAACAATAcctttgagcaagtttgacaatcTTTGCGTGCGTGTCAGTACTCCCCTCGGACCGACATTTCCAAACTCCACCGAACGATCCGTGTTCGGCCCACCAGCACCTTCCTCTTCCTTCTTCCCCAGCCGTGCGCTCTTCTCCACTTCCCCGGAGACAAAAAGAGCCCCGCGATCTCCCGGGCCCCACCTCCCCGCCCGCGCGCCTGCGACACGGAGAAGTCTCCGGTTCCCAGCCGGCCCGGCTCCGCCGACTCTTCCTTTCCGTCCGGCCGTCGAGGCGTCCAAGCGGATTAGCGGAGAGCGTCGGGGCGGCGAGATGTGGGTGTTCTACCTGATATCGCTGCCCCTGACGCTGGGCATGGTCGTCGTCACGCTCCGCTACTTCGCCGGCCCCGCCGTGCCGCGCTACGTTGTCGTCACCGTCGGATACGCATGGTTCTGCTCCCTCTCCATCATCATCCTCGTCCCCGCCGACATCTGGCAGGTCAGATCCCTTGCTGCATCCCTCCCCAACTTCTTCATCCACCGCCCCCGGTTCCGGCCATCGTCGGCCCCGGGCTCCGCCGGTTTGGCTGTCGGTGCTGTTAGATCCACCGGGTGCTCGTTTTGTGTTCTAGTTGTGTTGCAATTTTTTAGTGTATGCACGAATTGAATCACAAACTTCGTGTTGCGGGTGGAGCACGCTTTTGAATTGATGCTTATTGCTACGAATGAGGTCTGGGAAACTAGCTTCACGCCTGCTGTCCATTTATAGTGGCCACCAGTTCGTTGCATAGCTCTTACAAATGCAGTGGAAGCTTTGTCCCTGAGGCAAATTAATTGTTACCCTGGGACTAGGAGTATTGCATATAATCTGCCTGACTGCAATTTACGTTTAGAGAACTCTGTTTCTACAATATTCGAGTCTTCATAACTGAATAACTGATTGTGGTTCAACCCTCTGTAGTCCTAATGCTACCTCTTCGAAACATCTTCTTTTGTTTGTTATAGTTATGGAGTTAACCCAGTATTCTGTCAATTCAGAATTGTTTGGCTAATGAGAAACCCTAGCAGCTAACTTGGCCTACCTTAATGTATATCCTTGCCATTTATCTTGTGTCATACAGATTTGAGCACAAGTCAATTGTTGATGTTCTTTTTAATCTTTCAAAGCCAACCTCCCTTCCCTTTCCAAAAAAGATACATGTATCCATTAAATCATATCGATAAATTTATTAGCGGTAATGGAATGACAAATTTTATTATCTACTGACTGGAAAATTCTCTTTTTATACTCCTTTGGTTCAAACCCTTTGATCATTTCTATTGCAGACATTAACTGGCAGTGCGAAGGGCGGCATTGGATTCTTTTGGAGCTGGTCCTATTGGAGCACATTT encodes:
- the LOC136470611 gene encoding uncharacterized protein, with the translated sequence MTQPPETFPPQGITDDLFDFLQEIHVHLAYDPGNRDALFDLFTDFGKPEITDDERVSARAVHLLRGHPHLVARFNGLVDPVRQGLEIVKRAEKALRPAEYDRFVATLYSVNLERSLDAHEVYQEFKDIFGEKHDDLLRGLAAFLPAKYGPPPPSRASAKAEREENRRRPERKHSSYAGADAPESSRPSRAKKPRVVDVGPTPEPICFADTGTAGSSMPSRARRSRMYEHEYEYDGSLPERKPASCAVSVADDTKSSRPSRAKKPRADDSMNRHALIGGAAGGSVHVGAAPAPAPDAIVREVKRLREAWEFETGYSLLDATLKRAVEVTDERELLNGARASLDELFPSPETRGYLAKMYHGKWNHMRRLLEHGGDHTAFALEAIVKRLRTKDAEAVDEARRRQDPTRAAQRLQELAQDRVRLERERVRETNEANEQRRQP